From one Halogranum gelatinilyticum genomic stretch:
- a CDS encoding 3-isopropylmalate dehydratase small subunit: protein MSAQTDPSEAGRAWVFGDNIDTDQITPSRFIVSSDPEELATHAFNDLRPEFSEEVADGDFVVAGENFGSGSSREHSPLSLVGAGVSGVVAQSFARIFFRNAINLGLPVLICPGADAIDDGDEVSMDIDAGVVHNHTTGEQYEAEALPEFLQSLVEQGGLKAYTKAKLEG from the coding sequence ATGAGCGCGCAGACCGACCCGAGTGAGGCAGGGCGCGCGTGGGTCTTCGGCGACAACATCGACACCGACCAGATTACCCCGTCGCGCTTCATCGTCTCCTCGGACCCCGAGGAGCTGGCGACCCACGCGTTCAACGACCTCCGGCCGGAGTTCTCGGAGGAGGTCGCCGACGGCGACTTCGTCGTCGCGGGCGAGAACTTCGGCAGCGGCTCCTCGCGGGAGCATTCGCCGCTGTCGCTCGTCGGCGCGGGCGTCTCGGGCGTCGTGGCCCAGTCGTTCGCCCGCATCTTCTTCCGTAACGCCATCAATCTCGGGCTGCCCGTCCTCATCTGTCCGGGCGCGGACGCCATCGACGACGGCGACGAGGTCAGCATGGACATCGACGCCGGCGTCGTCCACAACCACACGACGGGCGAGCAGTACGAGGCGGAAGCACTCCCCGAGTTCCTCCAGTCGCTCGTCGAACAGGGCGGGCTGAAGGCCTACACGAAGGCGAAGCTCGAGGGCTGA
- a CDS encoding MFS transporter: MLATVSLAWAVLQLGRFLLSPLLPTIIDDLGITNATAGIALAVFQGIYAITQYPGGEYSDRWTRATLIVPGLVVLVLGFATFGLAGGLAGFVLAAAVTGLGKGLFAIPSRALLSDLYVERRGRAMGLYAAGTDLGGLLASGVAILALTYATWRAPFLPVAAVLGVLTLLFVLWSREEYTVGSPSLDATGTIRRLVASPEQRRTLVAFALFYFMVGGFINFFPTYLIEAKAFSEQLASAAFAIVFVVGLAIKPIAGAVSDRFRRESIAVVGLLVAAVALGVLSLVGGESRLLIYGCIVVLALGYKMEFPLADTIIVDNAPDGDMGADLGAARALFLGANALGPAYVGIVATYADYVTAFAGLAVCLLVAAGLLYWDT; this comes from the coding sequence ATGCTGGCGACCGTCTCGCTCGCGTGGGCCGTCCTCCAGCTCGGACGCTTCCTCCTCTCGCCGCTCCTGCCCACCATCATCGATGACCTCGGCATCACGAACGCGACCGCGGGCATCGCACTCGCCGTCTTCCAAGGCATCTACGCCATCACCCAGTATCCCGGTGGGGAGTATTCGGACCGCTGGACCCGCGCGACGCTCATCGTCCCCGGACTCGTCGTGCTTGTCCTCGGCTTCGCCACGTTCGGGCTGGCAGGCGGGCTGGCGGGCTTCGTCCTCGCCGCCGCGGTCACGGGTCTCGGGAAGGGACTCTTCGCCATCCCCTCGCGGGCGCTCCTCTCGGATCTCTACGTTGAGCGTCGCGGGCGGGCGATGGGACTGTACGCCGCCGGAACCGACCTCGGTGGGCTGCTCGCCTCCGGCGTCGCCATCCTCGCGCTCACCTACGCGACGTGGCGTGCTCCGTTCCTCCCGGTCGCCGCCGTCCTCGGTGTCCTCACGCTCCTGTTCGTCCTCTGGTCGCGTGAGGAGTACACCGTCGGGTCGCCGTCGCTCGACGCCACGGGAACGATCCGGCGGCTCGTCGCCAGCCCTGAGCAACGGCGGACGCTCGTCGCGTTCGCGCTCTTCTACTTCATGGTCGGCGGCTTCATCAACTTCTTCCCGACCTATCTCATCGAGGCGAAGGCGTTCTCCGAACAGCTAGCCAGTGCGGCCTTCGCCATCGTCTTCGTCGTCGGTCTCGCCATCAAACCGATCGCCGGCGCGGTCAGCGACCGGTTCCGCCGTGAGTCCATCGCCGTCGTCGGCCTGCTCGTCGCCGCCGTCGCCCTCGGTGTCCTCTCGCTGGTCGGCGGCGAGTCCAGACTCCTCATCTACGGCTGTATCGTCGTCCTCGCGCTCGGCTACAAGATGGAGTTCCCGCTCGCGGACACCATCATCGTCGACAACGCGCCCGACGGCGACATGGGCGCAGACCTCGGCGCGGCACGGGCACTCTTCCTCGGCGCGAACGCGCTCGGCCCGGCCTACGTCGGCATCGTCGCGACCTACGCGGACTACGTAACCGCCTTCGCCGGCCTCGCTGTCTGTCTGCTCGTCGCCGCCGGCCTACTCTACTGGGATACCTGA
- a CDS encoding IclR family transcriptional regulator: MADRTNSDSPRLLKTVSRAFDVVRALEDLDGAGVTELADELEMSKSAVYNHLMTLRDNKFVVKEGNTYSLSLQFLLLGEYVRNHNQLYREGKSVLEGLAETTGEYAHLSTEQHGLGVNLYKVRGEKAVGSDYQTSKLQKPDYLHFSATGKSILAHLPEERVEEIIDRYGLVRKTANTITDRDALVAELETIRDRGYAYNDEEEIEGLQAIGAPVLNRHGKVLGSVSVSGPRRRMEETEYHEMVVDEVTNAANVIEVNINMAESESESPDFF; encoded by the coding sequence ATGGCCGACCGCACGAACTCGGACTCGCCGCGGCTGTTGAAGACGGTCTCGCGTGCGTTCGACGTCGTCCGCGCGCTGGAGGACCTCGACGGCGCGGGCGTCACCGAACTCGCCGACGAACTCGAGATGTCGAAGAGTGCCGTCTACAACCATCTGATGACGCTCCGGGACAACAAGTTCGTCGTCAAAGAGGGCAACACCTACTCGTTGTCGTTGCAGTTCCTCTTGCTGGGCGAGTACGTCCGCAACCACAACCAACTCTACCGTGAGGGCAAGAGCGTCCTCGAAGGGCTGGCGGAGACGACCGGCGAGTACGCCCATCTCTCGACCGAACAGCACGGACTCGGCGTCAACCTCTACAAGGTCCGCGGCGAGAAGGCCGTCGGCAGCGACTACCAGACGAGTAAGCTTCAGAAACCCGACTACCTCCATTTCTCGGCGACGGGCAAGTCCATCCTCGCACATCTCCCCGAGGAACGCGTCGAGGAGATCATCGACAGATACGGGCTGGTCCGGAAGACTGCCAACACCATCACCGACCGCGACGCGCTGGTCGCGGAGTTGGAGACGATTCGCGACCGGGGCTACGCCTACAACGACGAGGAGGAGATCGAGGGGCTGCAGGCTATCGGCGCGCCCGTCTTGAACCGCCACGGGAAGGTCCTCGGCTCGGTGTCGGTGTCGGGACCGCGTCGTCGGATGGAGGAGACCGAGTACCACGAGATGGTCGTCGACGAGGTGACCAACGCCGCCAACGTCATCGAGGTCAACATCAACATGGCCGAGAGCGAGTCGGAGAGTCCGGACTTCTTCTGA
- a CDS encoding Zn-dependent hydrolase: MQVSQHRLRRDIEANAEYGGLAVDEGNGRTVLAGTEADRQAREYFCERLRDAGLSVHVDAVGNVVGRWDPESADSDAAPVAAGSHLDSVPEGGIFDGPLGVYAALESVRAMQDAGVEPVRPVEVVNLTEEEGQRFGGGLLGSAVAAGDTTVDEALALEDGEGISLGEALEDIGFRGEGAVDASEWDAWLELHIEQSERLEDADVPAGVVTTITGLTRCEVEFIGEANHAGSTLMGDRSDALAAASEFVLDVEAIANDVVASDSETAVATVGKLDVGPNAPNVISGRTELTIDIRDVERDSVETIVDHARTSLDLIASERDVETTFERPWGREPVPMSDRCRDAMHAAGDEAGIETMDLHSGAAHDTMNIASVTDAGLLFAPSRGGISHNPLEWTDWEDCAAAADVLAGALADLATE; encoded by the coding sequence ATGCAAGTGAGCCAGCACCGTCTCCGCAGAGACATCGAAGCGAACGCCGAGTACGGCGGCCTCGCCGTCGACGAGGGCAACGGACGGACCGTTCTCGCAGGAACCGAAGCGGACCGGCAGGCCCGCGAATATTTCTGTGAGCGACTGCGCGATGCCGGACTCTCCGTCCACGTCGACGCCGTCGGCAACGTCGTCGGCCGGTGGGACCCCGAGAGTGCCGACTCCGACGCCGCGCCCGTCGCCGCGGGCAGCCATCTCGACTCCGTCCCCGAAGGCGGCATCTTCGACGGGCCGCTTGGCGTCTACGCGGCACTGGAGAGCGTCCGCGCGATGCAGGACGCCGGTGTCGAACCCGTCCGGCCGGTCGAGGTCGTCAACCTGACCGAAGAGGAGGGCCAACGGTTCGGCGGCGGTCTCCTCGGCTCGGCCGTCGCCGCCGGCGACACGACCGTCGATGAGGCACTCGCGCTCGAAGACGGCGAGGGGATCAGCTTGGGCGAGGCACTGGAAGACATCGGCTTCCGCGGGGAGGGTGCCGTCGACGCGAGCGAGTGGGACGCCTGGCTGGAACTCCACATCGAACAGAGCGAACGGCTCGAAGACGCCGACGTTCCGGCGGGCGTCGTCACGACCATCACCGGGCTGACGCGCTGTGAAGTCGAGTTCATCGGCGAAGCCAACCACGCCGGGTCGACGCTGATGGGCGACCGCTCGGACGCGCTGGCGGCCGCAAGCGAGTTCGTCCTCGACGTCGAGGCCATCGCCAACGACGTCGTCGCGTCGGATTCGGAGACCGCAGTCGCCACCGTCGGCAAACTCGACGTCGGGCCGAACGCGCCGAACGTCATCTCTGGCCGGACCGAACTGACCATCGACATCCGCGACGTCGAGCGCGACTCCGTCGAGACCATCGTCGACCACGCGCGGACCAGTCTCGACCTCATCGCCTCGGAGCGCGACGTCGAGACGACCTTCGAGCGGCCGTGGGGCCGCGAGCCGGTACCGATGAGCGACCGATGCCGAGACGCCATGCACGCCGCTGGCGACGAAGCCGGTATCGAGACGATGGACCTCCACTCGGGGGCCGCCCACGACACGATGAACATCGCGTCCGTGACGGACGCCGGACTCCTCTTCGCGCCGTCGCGTGGGGGAATCTCCCACAACCCGCTGGAGTGGACCGACTGGGAGGACTGCGCGGCGGCTGCGGACGTCCTCGCCGGTGCACTCGCCGACCTTGCGACGGAGTAG